In the Pectinatus sottacetonis genome, ACATAAGTGTGCAACAGCGAGCGAACTAGTAAATACACCTGCCTGTAAACCATAGTTAGAATCATTTACAGCTGCAATCGCATCTTCAATATTATCATAAGGCATTATTGAAAACACTGGTGCAAATGTTTCTTTACAAATGACCTTCATCTTACTATTGGTACCTGTTAAAATCGTCGGCATAAAAAAGGCTCCTTTTCGTTTGCCGCCGACCAATAATTCTGCTCCAGCACTGACTGCTTCATTAATCCAGCTTTCAATGCGAACAGCTTCTTTTTCTGCTATCATCGGCCCGATATCAGTATTGGTAGCAAGTGGATTACCTATCTTTAGTCCCGCTGCGTATTCTACAGCGGCCTTACAAAATTCGTCATAAATATTTTTTTGCACATATACTCTCTGACATGATATACAAACCTGTCCCGCATTAACAAAAGCATATTTAGCACATAATTGGGCCACTTTTTTCACATATGCAATATCATCATGAACTATATTAGCTGAATTTGAACCCAGTTCTAATGCTACTCTTCTAAACCCAGCAGCTTTTTGCAGACTTTTCCCTACTGGTACACTTCCCGTAAATGAAATCATTTTTATTCTTTCATCTTTTACCAATAAATCTCCCACCAAAGAGCCTCGCCCCATAATGAGATTTAAAAACCCATCAGGAAGTCCTGCGTCAGCGAAGGCTTCACACAATAAATATGCTGTTAATGGCGTAGCTGAAGCTGGCTTATATATCACAGTATCTCCTGCAGCAATAGCCGGACCAATTTTATGGCAGGCAAGATTCACCGGAAAATTAAATGGTGTTATAGCACAAACAACACCAAGCGGCATCCGTTTAGTATATGCGACACGCTTTTCGCAGCCAGGTGCCCCTTGAATAGGGACCATTTCCCCTGTCAAACGTTTTGCCTCTTCAGCAGACAAAATAAGTGTCTGGTACGCCCGCGCGATTTCACCCATAGCATCATTTATAGGCTTACCAGCTTCTTTAGATAATATTTCAGCAAATTCATGCTGCCGCTGCATCACATTATGTGCAGCTTTCATTATAATTTCATAGCGCTGATACGGCGCAAGTTTTACCGTTTCAAAAGCTTCTTGTGCGGCATCAACAGCCATTTTTACCTCTTTTTCTCCCGCAGTAGAAATTTGCGCAAAAACTTCTCCTGTCGCCTTGTCATATACATTTTCTGTAGCTGCTGTCGGCATTTTTTTCCCATCAATAATAAGCTCATAACATTTCATAAAACATTCCTCCTCAAATTTGCAACGCATATTTATATTATACAAGTTCATATTTAATTCCTGCCATTCATTACATAATATATGGCGGGACAGCTTGTAAATTATCTATTTATATGATACTATTCAGTTAATATCGTACAGATGGCAT is a window encoding:
- a CDS encoding aldehyde dehydrogenase family protein; translation: MKCYELIIDGKKMPTAATENVYDKATGEVFAQISTAGEKEVKMAVDAAQEAFETVKLAPYQRYEIIMKAAHNVMQRQHEFAEILSKEAGKPINDAMGEIARAYQTLILSAEEAKRLTGEMVPIQGAPGCEKRVAYTKRMPLGVVCAITPFNFPVNLACHKIGPAIAAGDTVIYKPASATPLTAYLLCEAFADAGLPDGFLNLIMGRGSLVGDLLVKDERIKMISFTGSVPVGKSLQKAAGFRRVALELGSNSANIVHDDIAYVKKVAQLCAKYAFVNAGQVCISCQRVYVQKNIYDEFCKAAVEYAAGLKIGNPLATNTDIGPMIAEKEAVRIESWINEAVSAGAELLVGGKRKGAFFMPTILTGTNSKMKVICKETFAPVFSIMPYDNIEDAIAAVNDSNYGLQAGVFTSSLAVAHLCAEKIETGGVIINDGSTFRMDNMPYGGVKDSGIGREGPEYAVRELTEEKLVVFNFS